In one window of Henckelia pumila isolate YLH828 chromosome 1, ASM3356847v2, whole genome shotgun sequence DNA:
- the LOC140874921 gene encoding adenylate kinase, with translation MAAVARLFRSSSSASSSSIIRRSLSTVVAAPSPTPHQSNPSRTIPAGRNVQWVFLGCPGVGKGTYASRLSALLGVPHIATGDLVREELSSSGSLSKELAEIVNQGKLVSDEIVINLLSKRLEMGEAKGESGFILDGFPRTVRQAEILDEVTDIDLVVNLRLPESVLVEKCLGRRICGQCGKNFNIATINIKGENGNPDITMAPLPPPPQCASKLETRSDDTEAIIKERLRVYDEKSQPVEGFYRDQGKLLEFNLPGGIPESWPKLLEALSLDDNEVKQYATA, from the exons TGGTGGCCGCACCGTCACCCACGCCACACCAATCAAACCCTTCCCGCACAATTCCAGCTGGTAGGAACGTTCAATGGgtatttttgggatgtcctggTGTAGGAAAAGGCACCTATGCTAGTCGACTCTCCGCTCTTCTCGGGGTGCCGCACATCGCCACCGGCGATCTGGTTCGAGAAGAGCTCTCCTCCTCTGGATCGCTTTCCAAAGAA CTTGCAGAGATCGTAAATCAGGGTAAATTGGTGTCTGATGAGATCGTTATTAACTTATTGTCAAAGAGGCTTGAGATGGGAGAGGCCAAAGGAGAATCCGGGTTCATACTCGATGGTTTTCCTCGCACGGTCCGACAAGCG GAAATATTGGATGAAGTGACAGACATCGACCTGGTGGTGAATTTGAGGCTCCCAGAGAGTGTACTCGTAGAAAAATGCCTTGGAAGAAGGATTTGCGGCCAATGTGGGAAGAATTTTAATATTGCTACCATAAATATTAAGGGTGAAAATGGTAACCCTGACATAACTATGGCCCCACTTCCTCCTCCTCCTCAGTGTGCTTCAAAGCTTGAAACCCGTTCCGATGATACTGAAGCCATCATAAAAGAAAGGCTTCGCGTGTACGATGAAAAG AGTCAGCCAGTCGAGGGTTTCTATCGGGACCAAGGAAAGCTTCTGGAATTCAATTTACCTGGAGGCATCCCAGAGTCATGGCCGAAGTTGCTGGAAGCACTAAGCCTTGATGATAACGAGGTCAAACAATATGCCACGGCATGA
- the LOC140889585 gene encoding two-component response regulator-like APRR7, with protein sequence MNIEASEDKGSLDEDRGAKYESTVAATELETPGALRMQHQPSQGTVVCWERFLHVRSIRVLLVENDHSTRHVVSALLRNCNYEVLDAANGLQAWKILQDLTNHVDLVLTEVVMPNLSGIALLCKIMSHKTRKNIPVVMMSSNDSMGLVVMCLSKGAVDFLVKPIRKNELKNLWQHVWRRCHSSSGSGSESGTQTQKYVKSKGSEKSENNESNDGSNGLTVGDGSDDLSGAQSSWTKQAVEVESSQAMSPMDHAAECQDSTCAQVIRSKAEISGTKRMHICVSGGGHEQKPPDIVEDDKNLETNIPKDWVSQSENPVKVPLTVTGPNLKSLSEVNYNTSIDQVAEGRPCPMSEYLFEKHEGNNATGDSKEPKFELSLKRLRGVQDTGRSVQDDRYILRRSEQSAFSRYNTSSNFLKAADGITGSSSIIGNSVEVARKESVADVQLLLTDGLAYQGSNGVSDNIDMGSTTNKLTTQPSIRKDKSEATSTINGLHPYAFKPVKNDLRFSQQRDNPLLKGCSSKVEIQHPHHEKNYHLNHHFHKLDAKPSSNLDDSALKQLASLDPDFGSSSVLGGPINYSLNGSASGSNRVSNGQNGSNTAINTPENNVESDVGQAGKSGSGDANNSGGGGNRMDETKLAQREAALNKFRQKRKERCFTKKVRYQNRKKLAEQRPRVRGQFVKKTGHDSSNNCSED encoded by the exons ATGAATATTGAAGCTAGTGAAGACAAAGGGTCATTGGATGAGGATAGAGGCGCCAAATATGAGAGTACTGTTGCCGCGACCGAGTTAGAAACTCCAGGGGCGCTGCGAATGCAACACCAGCCGTCTCAAGGGACAGTGGTCTGTTGGGAGAGATTTCTTCACGTGAGATCCATTCGGGTCTTGCTTGTGGAGAATGATCATTCTACTCGCCATGTTGTTTCTGCTTTACTCAGGAACTGTAATTATGAAG TGCTTGATGCTGCTAATGGACTGCAAGCATGGAAAATCTTACAAGATCTCACCAACCATGTTGACCTTGTCTTGACGGAGGTGGTAATGCCTAATTTATCCGGAATAGCTCTTCTATGCAAGATTATGAGCCACAAAACTCGCAAGAATATTCCTGTCGTTA TGATGTCATCAAATGATTCAATGGGATTAGTCGTAATGTGTCTGTCTAAAGGCGCGGTTGACTTCTTGGTGAAACCTATTCGAAAAAATGAGCTTAAGAACCTTTGGCAGCATGTCTGGAGGAGATGCCACAGT TCTAGTGGAAGCGGGAGTGAAAGTGGAACACAAACTCAAAAATATGTAAAATCAAAAGGCAGTGAGAAATCAGAGAACAATGAAAGCAATGATGGAAGCAACGGCTTAACTGTGGGTGATGGAAGTGACGACTTGAGCGGAGCACAA AGCTCTTGGACAAAGCAAGCTGTAGAAGTCGAAAGTTCACAAGCTATGTCACCAATGGATCATGCAGCTGAGTGCCAAGATAGCACGTGTGCCCAAGTTATTCGTTCAAAGGCTGAGATCTCTGGCACTAAAAGGATGCATATTTGTGTATCAGGGGGAGGTCATGAGCAAAAACCACCTG ATATTGTTGAAGATGATAAAAATTTGGAGACAAACATTCCTAAAGACTGGGTATCACAGTCTGAAAATCCAGTTAAAGTTCCACTTACTGTCACGGGTCCAAATCTCAAGTCCTTGTCAGAAGTAAATTACAATACAAGTATTGACCAGGTTGCTGAGGGACGACCCTGTCCAATGAGTGAATACTTGTTTGAAAAACATGAAG GAAACAATGCAACTGGTGATTCGAAGGAACCAAAATTTGAGCTTAGCTTGAAAAGGCTTAGAGGAGTTCAGGACACCGGAAGATCAGTTCAAGATGATCGTTATATCTTGAGGCGTTCTGAGCAATCTGCTTTCTCGAG GTATAATACATCATCAAATTTTCTCAAGGCTGCCGATGGAATTACAGGGAGTAGTTCCATAATTGGTAATAGCGTTGAAGTTGCCAGAAAAGAATCTGTTGCCGATGTGCAACTTCTCTTAACTGATGGTCTTGCGTATCAAGGCTCAAATGGAGTTAGCGACAATATTGATATGGGTTCCACCACTAATAAGCTTACAACCCAGCCATCAATTAGGAAAGATAAGTCTGAAGCAACTTCCACAATCAATGGCTTACATCCATATGCTTTTAAACCTGTGAAAAATGATCTTAGATTCTCCCAACAGCGAGATAATCCCCTTCTAAAAGGATGCTCAAGCAAGGTCGAAATCCAGCACCCACATCATGAAAAAAATTACCACCTTAACCATCATTTTCATAAGTTAGACGCAAAGCCGTCATCAAATCTTGATGATTCGGCGCTAAAGCAGTTGGCTTCActcgatccagactttggatcATCTAGTGTTTTAGGTGGACCCATTAACTATAGTCTGAATGGAAGTGCCTCAGGAAGTAACCGTGTAAGTAATGGACAAAATGGAAGCAACACTGCCATTAATACCCCCGAGAATAATGTAGAAAGTGATGTTGGCCAAGCTGGTAAAAGTGGAAGTGGGGATGCTAATAACTCTGGTGGTGGTGGAAATAGAATGGATGAGACCAAGCTTGCACAGAGGGAGGCCGCCTTGAACAAGTTCCGTCAGAAGAGGAAGGAAAGATGCTTTACGAAAAAG GTACGATACCAAAACAGAAAGAAACTAGCAGAACAGCGTCCTCGTGTTCGAGGACAGTTTGTAAAGAAAACGGGACATGACAGTTCAAACAATTGCTCGGAAGACTAG